The DNA sequence TAGCCACACACAATGAAATCACTAAATCCGCATAGGCATCTTCATAAACTACAACTTGATAAGTGGACATCAGGTGCAAGAGTTCTTTTGAAATCTCTGCAATCACTTGTCCCTGCGCATCCAGCAGACGAAATTCCAAATCCCAGATATTCCCCTCGATGCGCAGACCTAAGTTGTCAAATTCATATTTATCTCGTAAAAAAGTGAATTTTTTACGGATATAAAAACTCGAACCATTGCGCAATTGAATTTCAAATTGAGGTAAGACTGTTAGCACAGTCTTTTGAATTTGGCTGACCACTTCACCCTTGTCATCATAAATCGTAAAAGTTTTGGGAATTTTTAAAAAGCTCCCCTCCACTTGATAATCAATGTTCCCACGATCATCTTTGATGTCAAATTTCTCACCACCAAAGCGAAATTTTTGTTTTACAAGATAGGTCTTCATAACGGTTCCTCGCAAAAAGACAAGTCCACTAGACGAAGGGCGAAAAACCGCGGTACCACCTTCATTCAATGAACTTGTCATTCTCATTATGTATGCAATTTTTTCTTTGAGTAGCATGATTCTCGTTCTTACATGGCTTGCAGCACCGCCAATTCTCTGGGCTAAGAGGTCAAAAATCAATTCTCAATAGTCCTATTATACTCACTTATGAGCTTTTCGTCAACTTATTTTGATGAAGATGACGAGCTAGATGTTGAGTTGCTATCTGACTTGACATATTGTGAGAACAGATTTTGGAAAGCTTGATCTTTCACCTTAATATTGGCTGCTTGTAATTCTTTGGCAACAATTTTTTGAATAAAGGTGCGATCATTTTGTTTTTGTGTCAAGATAACATTTTTCAGTTGTTTCTTGTAGTCTTTCCAGTTTGCTGATTTTTCAGATTTACTATTTAGTTTCACAATATAATAACTTGAAGAATAAGTTGATGATTTAACGGTGATAACATCAGAAATACCATTTGCTTCAAGAGCAAAAGCAGCCTTTTTAACAGCATCTGGAACATCTGTTGAAGCCGAGTCAAACTTCACTTCGCCACCCTTATCTTTTGTCTTCTTATCTGTAGAATTTTCTTTGGCAATTTGTCCGAAATCAGCACCTTCGGCTTTTGCTTTTGCCAATATTTCTTTTGCTTTGTCTTGGTTATCTACTTTGATGATTTGAGCAGTCACTTCTGGTGTATAAGATTCGTATGCTTTTTTATAATTTGCATCTGTCAATTCTTTTTCAGCTGCTTTTTTGACAACATATTCGACCAATTTATTGGTTCTGATTTGTTCACGATAAGTATCTTCCGTCAATCCTGCTCTTGCCAATACTTGTTGGAAAGCAGTTCCGTAAGTGCTCTTACTCTTATTGAACGTTTCATTGACTTCTTTTTCTGTAACATGTTTACCATAGCTCTTTTCAAAAACTTCTTGAATGGTCATATTGAGAAGTACTTGTTGAGCGGCTGCATTATTTTTCACTTTGTTATAGAAATCATTGACAGTGATTGTATTTCCTTTCATTGTGATAATATCTTTACCACCAGCTTGCGAGCACGCCGCTAATGTTACAACTGACAAAAGCGTAATAGCTCCTGCTAGAATTTTTTTCTTCATTATGAAAACTCCTTTTTTTAATTCACTTTCTTATTGTACCATAAAATAGATTTAATATCTTAAATTTTTCTAAAAACTTGTTAATAATAAGAAAATCACAAATATCTCATTTTTTTCGAATCATCAACAAACCATCACCAAGCGGTAATAAGGCAGCTGTTAAATCTGGATTATCAAGCGTTGCATCAAATAAGTTTTGCAAGCCACGATAAATGGTTCTCTGACTTCGACGTACTTCTATTATATCCTTAGCAACATCTCCACCCTGGAAAACATCGTCTATGATGATAATTCCTCCCGAATCAAGGTGTTTCAGAACTTCCGGCAGAAAAACAACGTATTTGGACTTAGCAGAGTCCATAAAGACAAAGTCATAGCAATCTTTCAAATGAGGAAGAATATCCATTGCGTCACCTTCCAGCAATGTAATTTGCTTGCGCTTGTCAAACTTAGCAAAGTTCGCTTTAGAAAGAGCAATCATTTCTAGATTGCGATCAATCGTTGTAATTTGTGCTTGCGGTGCATGTTCGGCCATTAAAAGAGCTGAAAAGCCAATGGCTGTCCCAATTTCCAAAATCTTTTCAGGCTGTAAAGTTTCTAACAGAAAACGAAAATAGGCAACTGTTTCGTGAGGAATAATGGGAATATTTTCTGCATGAGCAAAAGTTTCGAGCTCTTTTAAGGAGCCCGAAACTTGCTTTTGCCGTGTCCGCATAAAATCAACAATTTCTTCTTTGACAACGGGACGACGCATGTTGTGATTAGCATTTTTACTATAGGACTTGACCATTTTATCCCAGTCCTAACTTTTCTACGAGTGCTTCAAATTCATCAAGACGACGTTCAAAAACTGCAAAGGCAGCATTGAGGTAGTCTTCTTTTTCCATATCTACACCAGCTTTTTTAATGACATTCAGCGGATAATCAGAATTTCCTGCTTTCAAGTAGTTGAGATACTTCTCTTTATCTTCTTGCGTTCCGTTGACAATCTTATCTGCTAAGGCAGAAGCAGCTGAGAAACCAGTAGAATATTGGAATACATAATAATCATAGTAGAAATGCGGAATCCGTGCCCATTCGTATTGAATTTGTGGATTGTCTTCTTTCGTCAAACCATAATATTTTTCATTCAAATCTGCGTACAAATCATTCAAAAATTCACTCGTCAAGACTTGACCTTCTTGGTCAGCTTTGTGAATGGCATGTTCAAACTCGGCAAATTGAGTTTGGCGGAAAACAGTCCCACGGAAGCCATCTAAGAAATGATTCAGAATCGCAAAGCGGGTTTGATCGTCATCTACTTCTTCCAATAATTTCTCCGTTAGGATATTTTCATTGGTCGTAGAAGCAATCTCAGCTAAGAAAATAGAATAATCTCCGTAAACGTACGGCTGTGTTTCACGAGTATAGCTGGAATGCATGCTGTGCCCCGTTTCATGAACCAGTGTGAAAAGATTGTCCAACGTATCTTGCCAGTTGAGCAACATAAAAGCATTGGTATCGTAAGAACCGCCAGAATAAGCTCCTGAGCGTTTGCCTTGATTCTCATGAACATCAATCCAGCGCTCTGAAAAGGCCTTTTTCACTCGACTAAGATAATCATCTCCGAGAATCGCTAAAACTTCTTCTGCTTTTGTCAAAGCTTCTTCATAGGTAAATTTGTAATCTGCTTCTGACAATGGTGTATAGAGGTCGTACATTTTCAAATCAGAAAGGCCTAAAATCTTTGCACGTAGCGCAATATAGCGATGTAAGAGTGGCAAATGTTTGTTTACCGCAGACACTAAGCTATCATAAACACTTTCTGGAATAAAGTTAGCAGACAAGGCAGCTTCACGCGCAGAAGAAAAATTACGAACTTTGGCATTGTAATTATGAACTTTAACATTCGTTTGGAGTGTCTTAGCATAAGTGTGTTGGTATTGCTCATAGACGCTGTAAAGCGCTTCATAAGCTTCCTTGCGGACTGTACGATTTTTCGACTCCACTAAACTAATGTAATTTCCGTGCGTCAATTGCACTTCATTTCCTTCTTCGTCGTGCACGGTTGGAAAGACAATATCAGCATTGTCTAAGATTCCAAAAGTATCACCCGCAGCACTAAAAATTTCACCAGCTCCTGCTAACAATTCTTCCTCACGTTGAGAAAGAATGTGAGTTTTCTTTTGCAGCAGCTTATCAAAGAAGTGTTGATAGATTTTCAATTCGGGCTTTTCAGCTAAGAAAGTCTGATATTGCTCGTCTGTGATTGCCATAAATTCTGGTTCATAGAAAGCAAAAGTTTGTCCGAACTCGCTATAAATGGCCATTCCTTTGGCTTGGTATTCTTGATATTTTGCCACGCGCGTATCTTGATCATTTTTCATGTGAGCATAGGAATAGAGCTTTTCTATGCGACGCATTAAGTCCAATTGGATTTCTGTTGTTTTTAAAAGGCTATCAGCCGAATCCAAAAGATGACCTGCTAAGCTGCTGGCTTCTTTTAATTCTTTTGAAACTTGACTTAACTCTGCCTCAAAAGCTTCATCTGTTGGGAAAATCGTTGTTAGGTCCCAAGTGTATTTTTCTTCAATTTCATTTCTTTGTTTTGCCATAAAATTTCCTCCGTCCTTCCTATTCTATCATAAATATTGCCAAAAATCTTTGCATAAAAAGCTGGAGGATAGAGAATTTGGAGATTTTTATTTTTTTCTTTTTCATAATAAGCTGAAAATTGCTGGTAATAAGGTGTGAGATCTTGAAAAATCTGGCAGAAAGAGCTGGCACGAACAGGTTGGACTTGCGGGTAAAAGTCACTAGCCGTTTTGGTCAATAAATTATCACCCGTTTGATACAATTCTGCTTGCCATTTCATCCATTTGGGCTGCTGATAGTAGAGCTGCTGGCGCACATAACTGCAAATATTTTTATCTTCTTTTGCCAGAAAACTCGTCATTTCCTGCTTGCAGAATGGCTGACGAAAGATGTCTAAAAGGTTTCCTTTACCAAAAGCAAAATTTTTTTCCTTATACTGAACCTTGCCATGCAAATCTTCATGAATCAAGTATTTAAGCCTCAAAAGCTGTTGCTGTTCGTCTAATTCCCATAGATGAAAGCCCATATTTTGACTGAAATAGAGAAAGTCCTTTTGTAAATTGGTCAAGGAATCTTTCAGCCAAAGTTTCTTTCCCAAGAGCCAAAGGACGCGATAACCATGCTGACGATAACTGTCCGTACGCTCTTTTAAGCGTTTTTGACTAAGCGAGCTACACTGAACTTCAAGCGCAATTTGTTTTTCAACTAACAAATCTGCGATTTGCTGCAATTCTGGTAAATAAGCTTCTACTTGAATCGCATGATTGGATTTTCTAGCCCAAGTAAACAAAGCAGCTTTCAAATTCAAGTGTTCTGCGCTTTCATTTTCCGTATAAAAATGACATTCTTTTAAAGAAATATGAGCAAAATGCGGTCGCATCACCTTGCCATTTTTAAATCGCACCGCTTCCTTACAAGCCGGGCAGAGAAACCTATCCAATGGATTTACCGTATCTTCCACAGCATTTAGCATTTTTCCGTTTTCCTGACAAGCCATTAACATAGATTATTTTCCCCTTTTACTTAAATTATTCGTAAAAAAAGAGTGAGACAGAACTCATCTTAAAAATTTTAAGTTTTATCTCACCCCCGCAAGGTTGCTCAACAGTCTAGGAGACTGTTGAGGTGGTGGATAAAGAAAAAAAGTTTTCGTCAAAAGTGCTCTTTCGAGCTTAAAAAGCAAAAAACGTTAAGACTTGCCTTACAAGCCCTAGCTAGCAACTACTTTGAGTAAGCAACTACTGTGTCCTTGGTTTATTGCACTATATAAATTGAAGCTGGAGACTTTCGTTCCAGCTTCAAATTTTTTATAAGGGGAAACAAAATTATTGAATCGCTTCAGCGCCGCCCATTTCTTCTTTGTACAACTTCGTATCATACATCTTAATAAATGGATACCAAATCACAAAGGCAGACAGAGCACAAACAAGTGCAACTACGAAAGCACCAATATTACCACCTGAACCAACATAAGCTCCAAGACCAATAGGTGTTGGCCATGGTGTTTGGGCAATTGCTTTACCAGCTAGTCCAAGTTGGACAGACCAGTAACCAATTGAAGCAGAGACGATTGGAGCCAAAATAAACGGAATGGTCAACATTGGATTATACACAATTGGTAGACCAAAGATAAGGGGTTCGTTGATGTTGAAAATAGCTGGACCCATAGCTGCTTTTCCAAGCATACGTAATTGATCTGACTTCGCACGGAAAGCAATATAGAAGCAAAGCAATAAGGTCGCACCAGAACCACCGATTGTTACATAAGAGTTGGTAAATTCACCTGCATAAGCAATGAATTTGCCGTCAACGTTTTGTGCCATATTAGCAAGCAAGATCGGACTAACCAGTCCCATAACGATATTAGCACCGTGAATACCGACAATCCAAAGAGCATGAACCAATAAGTAAATCACAACGATACCTAGCCATGTATTAGTGATATGGCTAACAAAGGCAAACGGAATTGCAATAACTTTATAAATATCTGTACCAAATAGGATAAAGATACCGTTAATGAAGAGTACTGCAAATGCAATGACAAAACCTGGAATGAGGGCTGTAAATGAACGAGCAACTCCTTCTGGAACAGCTTCAGGCATCTTGATGACCCAATTCTTCTGCACACAAAGGCGATACAGTTGCACAGCGAGAATGGACATCAGAATCGCAGTAAACATACCTGATGTAGACAGACGTGTCAAACTATCTCCGCCAACAGACCAGCCACCAATTGTTGTTTTTCCTGTAACGGCTGAAATCACTCCTTTTGAATAAGTTAATTCAGGAATGGTCAAAAAGTAAGCAAATACCGCTAACAGACCACCATTAAGTGGATTGAGGTTGAGCCCTTCTTCTTCGACATAAATTTTTGTGTATTCATACCCAATAACAATGGCAAAGTAGAGAGACAAGATTCCCATTGTACACTTATAAGCCAGCAAGTAGAGAGCTTGGATCTTATCAAAAGAATTCGCCCACAAATCAACAATAAATTGAAGATTAAAGGCTTGCGGTATAACACTAAGAACCAAGAAAGCAGACCCTACGATTGTAAAGGGAATGCTGGCCATCCCGGCAGCAACAATAGCACGAACAGGACGCCAAGTAGAGACTTTCCCCATTGGTCCCATGAGGTACTTTTCTAGAAATTCAAACAATTTATTCATAATATATCCTCCTATGATGTTTGAAATATAATTTATAAACTAACGTTGAACAGTGGCAATATATTCTTGAATGCGTTTATATTGCTTATCTGTATGATGATGAATCCGACTTAATTTTCTTAACATGAGAATGGCTAAAAATAGCCCCAATAAAAGCACAACCGTTAAAACGGTTACAGTGGTTGTACTAATCGAAAAAAATGGAAAAAGGAAATGATACTGTCCCACAAAAACAATTATCAGTAGCAAAACATTTGCTAAAGCAGAAATATTGTAAAAGAACCGCGTTAATGTCGCTTCTTTTTGATAAACAGTGTACATTCGTGTTTGTTCCCACATTGCCAACGCCGCTAGAACAGTTAGCAACAAAGGCAACAGCAAAACTAAACCAGCCTTTGAAAGATACAGCATTAGCATCCAATAAAGATTAGCAAAGAAGAAAAATGCTGTCGCGTAGCGGACTGAAAAGTAACGCGTGTAGTACATGTTTTTTATTGCTGCTTCTTTTCGTCTTGCTTCTAGTTCTTGTTTTTCTTTTTCAGTCATATTTTCCCCTTTCATTCCTTTTTTACTTTTCAATCTTTCGATAAAGACTGAGCATTTCAAGTGCTACCTCACGCA is a window from the Streptococcus anginosus subsp. whileyi MAS624 genome containing:
- a CDS encoding LURP-one-related/scramblase family protein → MRMTSSLNEGGTAVFRPSSSGLVFLRGTVMKTYLVKQKFRFGGEKFDIKDDRGNIDYQVEGSFLKIPKTFTIYDDKGEVVSQIQKTVLTVLPQFEIQLRNGSSFYIRKKFTFLRDKYEFDNLGLRIEGNIWDLEFRLLDAQGQVIAEISKELLHLMSTYQVVVYEDAYADLVISLCVAIDYVEALESSS
- the prsA gene encoding peptidylprolyl isomerase PrsA, with product MKKKILAGAITLLSVVTLAACSQAGGKDIITMKGNTITVNDFYNKVKNNAAAQQVLLNMTIQEVFEKSYGKHVTEKEVNETFNKSKSTYGTAFQQVLARAGLTEDTYREQIRTNKLVEYVVKKAAEKELTDANYKKAYESYTPEVTAQIIKVDNQDKAKEILAKAKAEGADFGQIAKENSTDKKTKDKGGEVKFDSASTDVPDAVKKAAFALEANGISDVITVKSSTYSSSYYIVKLNSKSEKSANWKDYKKQLKNVILTQKQNDRTFIQKIVAKELQAANIKVKDQAFQNLFSQYVKSDSNSTSSSSSSSK
- a CDS encoding O-methyltransferase; this translates as MVKSYSKNANHNMRRPVVKEEIVDFMRTRQKQVSGSLKELETFAHAENIPIIPHETVAYFRFLLETLQPEKILEIGTAIGFSALLMAEHAPQAQITTIDRNLEMIALSKANFAKFDKRKQITLLEGDAMDILPHLKDCYDFVFMDSAKSKYVVFLPEVLKHLDSGGIIIIDDVFQGGDVAKDIIEVRRSQRTIYRGLQNLFDATLDNPDLTAALLPLGDGLLMIRKK
- the pepF gene encoding oligoendopeptidase F gives rise to the protein MAKQRNEIEEKYTWDLTTIFPTDEAFEAELSQVSKELKEASSLAGHLLDSADSLLKTTEIQLDLMRRIEKLYSYAHMKNDQDTRVAKYQEYQAKGMAIYSEFGQTFAFYEPEFMAITDEQYQTFLAEKPELKIYQHFFDKLLQKKTHILSQREEELLAGAGEIFSAAGDTFGILDNADIVFPTVHDEEGNEVQLTHGNYISLVESKNRTVRKEAYEALYSVYEQYQHTYAKTLQTNVKVHNYNAKVRNFSSAREAALSANFIPESVYDSLVSAVNKHLPLLHRYIALRAKILGLSDLKMYDLYTPLSEADYKFTYEEALTKAEEVLAILGDDYLSRVKKAFSERWIDVHENQGKRSGAYSGGSYDTNAFMLLNWQDTLDNLFTLVHETGHSMHSSYTRETQPYVYGDYSIFLAEIASTTNENILTEKLLEEVDDDQTRFAILNHFLDGFRGTVFRQTQFAEFEHAIHKADQEGQVLTSEFLNDLYADLNEKYYGLTKEDNPQIQYEWARIPHFYYDYYVFQYSTGFSAASALADKIVNGTQEDKEKYLNYLKAGNSDYPLNVIKKAGVDMEKEDYLNAAFAVFERRLDEFEALVEKLGLG
- a CDS encoding competence protein CoiA, which codes for MLMACQENGKMLNAVEDTVNPLDRFLCPACKEAVRFKNGKVMRPHFAHISLKECHFYTENESAEHLNLKAALFTWARKSNHAIQVEAYLPELQQIADLLVEKQIALEVQCSSLSQKRLKERTDSYRQHGYRVLWLLGKKLWLKDSLTNLQKDFLYFSQNMGFHLWELDEQQQLLRLKYLIHEDLHGKVQYKEKNFAFGKGNLLDIFRQPFCKQEMTSFLAKEDKNICSYVRQQLYYQQPKWMKWQAELYQTGDNLLTKTASDFYPQVQPVRASSFCQIFQDLTPYYQQFSAYYEKEKNKNLQILYPPAFYAKIFGNIYDRIGRTEEILWQNKEMKLKKNTLGT
- the celB gene encoding PTS cellobiose transporter subunit IIC; protein product: MNKLFEFLEKYLMGPMGKVSTWRPVRAIVAAGMASIPFTIVGSAFLVLSVIPQAFNLQFIVDLWANSFDKIQALYLLAYKCTMGILSLYFAIVIGYEYTKIYVEEEGLNLNPLNGGLLAVFAYFLTIPELTYSKGVISAVTGKTTIGGWSVGGDSLTRLSTSGMFTAILMSILAVQLYRLCVQKNWVIKMPEAVPEGVARSFTALIPGFVIAFAVLFINGIFILFGTDIYKVIAIPFAFVSHITNTWLGIVVIYLLVHALWIVGIHGANIVMGLVSPILLANMAQNVDGKFIAYAGEFTNSYVTIGGSGATLLLCFYIAFRAKSDQLRMLGKAAMGPAIFNINEPLIFGLPIVYNPMLTIPFILAPIVSASIGYWSVQLGLAGKAIAQTPWPTPIGLGAYVGSGGNIGAFVVALVCALSAFVIWYPFIKMYDTKLYKEEMGGAEAIQ